A single Aquipuribacter sp. SD81 DNA region contains:
- a CDS encoding DUF3073 domain-containing protein: MGRGRQKAKQTKVARQLKYFSPETDYDALANELHRDAPTSAASSGEHRAVDSEAEDDDYADWESSYR; this comes from the coding sequence ATGGGGCGCGGCCGTCAGAAGGCCAAGCAGACGAAGGTCGCTCGGCAGCTGAAGTACTTCAGCCCCGAGACCGACTACGACGCTCTGGCCAACGAGCTCCACCGAGACGCACCCACGAGCGCCGCGAGCAGCGGCGAGCACCGTGCGGTCGACAGTGAGGCCGAGGACGACGACTACGCGGACTGGGAGTCCTCCTACCGCTGA
- the purM gene encoding phosphoribosylformylglycinamidine cyclo-ligase — protein MSDAGPADGGDAVGGGLTYATAGVDTEAGDRAVTLMKDAVRATHARVAGLAPVVDGAGGFAGLVDASLLLRYRRPLLATSTDGVGTKVAVAQALDVHDTVGVDLVAMVVDDLVACGATPLFMSDYIACGRVVPERVAALVRGVARGCESAGCALVAGETAEHPGLLGPEEYDLAGAATGVVEADDLLGPARVRAGDVLVALPSSGLHANGYSLARAVVARQGWAWDHVPEGLGRSIGEELLEPCTVYAGTLVDLLAAAPGAVHALSHVTGGGIAANLARVLPPGLHVDVDRGTWTPPAVTRVLGEAGGVPEADRERTWNQGIGMVAVVPADRVDGVLDRLGTATPGWVCGEVVPTPDGVLQDRATAAGTKGVDGGSARLVGRHPAAAG, from the coding sequence GTGAGCGACGCCGGCCCCGCGGACGGCGGGGACGCGGTCGGCGGCGGCCTCACGTACGCCACGGCCGGGGTCGACACCGAGGCGGGCGACCGCGCGGTGACCCTCATGAAGGACGCCGTGCGGGCGACCCACGCACGGGTCGCCGGGCTCGCGCCGGTCGTCGACGGGGCCGGCGGCTTCGCCGGGCTGGTCGACGCCTCGCTCCTGCTCCGCTACCGGCGTCCGCTGCTGGCGACGTCGACCGACGGTGTCGGCACCAAGGTCGCCGTCGCGCAGGCGCTCGACGTCCACGACACCGTCGGCGTCGACCTCGTGGCCATGGTCGTCGACGACCTCGTCGCGTGCGGTGCGACGCCGCTGTTCATGAGCGACTACATCGCCTGCGGACGGGTCGTGCCCGAGCGCGTCGCCGCGCTCGTGCGCGGCGTCGCCCGCGGGTGCGAGAGCGCCGGGTGCGCGCTCGTGGCGGGGGAGACCGCCGAGCACCCCGGCCTGCTCGGCCCGGAGGAGTACGACCTCGCGGGCGCGGCCACGGGTGTCGTGGAGGCCGACGACCTGCTCGGGCCCGCGCGTGTCCGGGCCGGGGACGTGCTCGTCGCCCTGCCGTCCTCGGGCCTGCACGCCAACGGCTACTCCCTCGCCCGGGCGGTCGTCGCCCGGCAGGGCTGGGCGTGGGACCACGTGCCGGAAGGACTCGGCCGCAGCATCGGCGAGGAGCTGCTCGAGCCGTGCACCGTCTACGCGGGCACGCTCGTCGACCTGCTGGCCGCTGCCCCGGGGGCCGTGCACGCGCTCAGCCACGTGACGGGTGGTGGGATCGCGGCGAACCTCGCGCGCGTGCTCCCGCCCGGGCTGCACGTCGACGTCGACCGCGGCACGTGGACGCCGCCCGCCGTCACGCGCGTGCTCGGCGAGGCGGGCGGGGTGCCCGAGGCCGACCGCGAGCGCACGTGGAACCAGGGCATCGGCATGGTGGCGGTCGTCCCGGCCGACCGGGTCGACGGGGTGCTCGACCGGCTGGGCACGGCGACGCCCGGCTGGGTGTGCGGCGAGGTGGTGCCCACCCCCGACGGCGTCCTGCAGGACCGCGCCACCGCGGCCGGCACCAAGGGTGTCGACGGCGGCTCGGCCCGGCTCGTCGGCCGGCACCCCGCCGCGGCGGGATGA
- the purF gene encoding amidophosphoribosyltransferase has product MPRGDGRLSHDLLPGEKGPQDACGVIGVWAPGEEVAKLAYFGLYALQHRGQEAAGIAVSNGRQITVYKDMGLVAQVFDESSLSTLRGHIAVGHSRYSTTGESTWENAQPTLGPTAWGTVALGHNGNLTNSDRLREKVVAHEAAQRADGLRHGASELERGNTTDTVLITSLLGADPSARLEQTAVEVLRQLEGAFSLVFMDEHTLYAARDRHGVRPLVLGRLDRGWVVASETAALDILGASVVRDVEPGELVAVDADGLRTTRFAEPEPKGCVFEYVYLARPDSRIAGTVVHSARVEMGASLAREHPVEADLVIPVPESGTPAAIGYARESGIPYAQGLVKNSYVGRTFIAPSQTLRQLGIRLKLNPLREVIAGKRLVVVDDSIVRGNTQRALVRMLREAGAAEVHVRISSAPVTWPCFYGIDFASRAELIATGLGVHEICASVGADSLGYLSREAMVAASGRPADELCSACFTGEYPITPPRSVHLGMPTVAQGEFSFDADGVGTGSPGGAADALARP; this is encoded by the coding sequence GTGCCACGCGGAGACGGCCGTCTGAGCCACGACCTGCTGCCGGGCGAGAAGGGCCCCCAGGACGCCTGCGGCGTCATCGGGGTCTGGGCGCCGGGGGAGGAGGTGGCCAAGCTCGCCTACTTCGGTCTGTACGCCCTGCAGCACCGTGGGCAGGAGGCGGCGGGCATCGCGGTCAGCAACGGCCGGCAGATCACCGTCTACAAGGACATGGGGCTGGTCGCCCAGGTCTTCGACGAGTCGAGCCTGTCGACGCTGCGCGGCCACATCGCCGTCGGGCACTCCCGGTACTCCACGACCGGGGAGTCGACGTGGGAGAACGCCCAGCCGACGCTGGGGCCGACGGCGTGGGGCACGGTGGCCCTCGGGCACAACGGCAACCTCACGAACTCCGACCGGCTGCGCGAGAAGGTCGTCGCCCACGAGGCCGCGCAGCGCGCCGACGGCCTGCGCCACGGTGCCAGCGAGCTCGAGCGCGGCAACACGACCGACACCGTCCTCATCACGAGCCTGCTCGGCGCCGACCCGAGCGCGCGCCTGGAGCAGACCGCGGTCGAGGTGCTCCGGCAGCTCGAGGGCGCCTTCTCGCTCGTGTTCATGGACGAGCACACGCTGTACGCCGCGCGCGACCGCCACGGGGTGCGCCCGCTCGTGCTCGGCCGGCTCGACCGCGGCTGGGTCGTGGCGAGCGAGACCGCGGCGCTCGACATCCTCGGGGCGAGCGTCGTGCGCGACGTCGAGCCCGGCGAGCTCGTCGCGGTCGACGCCGACGGCCTGCGCACCACCCGCTTCGCGGAGCCGGAGCCGAAGGGCTGCGTCTTCGAGTACGTCTACCTCGCCCGCCCCGACTCCCGCATCGCCGGGACGGTCGTGCACTCCGCGCGCGTCGAGATGGGCGCCTCGCTCGCCCGGGAGCACCCGGTGGAGGCGGACCTCGTCATCCCGGTGCCCGAGTCCGGAACGCCCGCCGCCATCGGGTACGCGCGGGAGTCCGGCATCCCCTACGCGCAGGGCCTGGTGAAGAACTCCTACGTCGGGCGCACCTTCATCGCACCGTCCCAGACGCTGCGCCAGCTCGGCATCCGCCTCAAGCTCAACCCGCTCCGCGAGGTCATCGCGGGCAAGCGGCTCGTCGTGGTCGACGACTCCATCGTGCGGGGCAACACCCAGCGGGCGCTCGTGCGCATGCTGCGCGAGGCGGGCGCCGCCGAGGTGCACGTGCGGATCTCCAGCGCCCCCGTCACGTGGCCGTGCTTCTACGGCATCGACTTCGCGAGCCGGGCGGAGCTCATCGCCACGGGCCTCGGCGTGCACGAGATCTGCGCGAGCGTGGGGGCGGACTCCCTCGGCTACCTGAGCCGGGAGGCGATGGTCGCCGCCAGCGGGCGTCCGGCCGACGAGCTGTGCAGCGCGTGCTTCACCGGCGAGTACCCCATCACCCCGCCCCGCTCGGTCCACCTCGGCATGCCGACCGTGGCCCAGGGCGAGTTCTCCTTCGACGCCGACGGCGTCGGCACCGGCAGCCCGGGTGGCGCCGCCGACGCGCTCGCGCGCCCGTGA
- a CDS encoding zinc-dependent alcohol dehydrogenase, whose protein sequence is MRALCWEGVDELSVETLPDPHVVDDGDVVVRVRRSTTCGSDLHLLGGYVPAMTQGDVLGHEFLGEVVETGSAVRNHQVGDRVVVSSFIACGSCWYCSKGLYSACDNGNPNPVLGERLWGQAPGGCFGYSHIMGGYQGAHAEYVRVPFADVGAFGVPEAVSDERALFASDAAPTGWMGADLGQVGPGDVVAVWGAGAVGQMAARAAMLLGAEQVVVIDRLPERLQQVRDHVGADTIDYSASEVGEELLERTAGRGVDVAIEAVGMEAHSDGPQHLYDQVKQQLRLQTDRPTAVREAVFNTRKGGSVFVLGVFAALADSFPLGAVVNKGLTLRGAQMHGQRYIPMLLERMARDEIRTEHLATHVVDLEDGPTAYEMFKEKQDGCVRAVLLP, encoded by the coding sequence GTGAGGGCCCTGTGCTGGGAGGGCGTCGACGAGCTGTCCGTCGAGACGCTCCCCGACCCGCACGTCGTCGACGACGGCGACGTCGTAGTCCGGGTGCGCCGGTCCACCACGTGCGGCTCCGACCTGCACCTGCTCGGCGGGTACGTCCCCGCGATGACGCAGGGAGACGTGCTGGGCCACGAGTTCCTCGGCGAGGTCGTCGAGACGGGCTCCGCCGTGCGGAACCACCAGGTCGGCGACCGCGTGGTCGTCAGCTCCTTCATCGCGTGCGGCAGCTGCTGGTACTGCTCGAAGGGCCTGTACTCCGCCTGCGACAACGGCAACCCGAACCCCGTCCTCGGCGAGCGGCTGTGGGGCCAGGCGCCGGGCGGCTGCTTCGGCTACAGCCACATCATGGGCGGCTACCAGGGCGCCCACGCCGAGTACGTCCGCGTGCCGTTCGCCGACGTCGGCGCTTTCGGCGTGCCCGAGGCCGTGAGCGACGAGCGCGCGCTCTTCGCCTCCGACGCCGCGCCGACGGGCTGGATGGGAGCCGACCTCGGACAGGTCGGGCCCGGTGACGTCGTGGCGGTGTGGGGCGCCGGCGCGGTCGGCCAGATGGCCGCCCGCGCGGCGATGCTGCTGGGCGCCGAGCAGGTCGTCGTCATCGACCGGCTGCCCGAGCGGCTGCAGCAGGTGCGCGACCACGTGGGCGCCGACACGATCGACTACAGCGCGAGCGAGGTCGGCGAGGAGCTGCTGGAGCGCACGGCCGGCCGCGGCGTCGACGTCGCCATCGAGGCGGTCGGCATGGAGGCGCACTCCGACGGCCCGCAGCACCTCTACGACCAGGTCAAGCAGCAGCTGCGGCTGCAGACCGACCGGCCGACGGCCGTGCGCGAGGCCGTGTTCAACACCCGCAAGGGCGGGTCGGTGTTCGTGCTCGGCGTCTTCGCCGCGCTCGCCGACTCGTTCCCCCTCGGAGCCGTCGTCAACAAGGGCCTCACCCTGCGGGGCGCGCAGATGCACGGGCAGCGCTACATCCCGATGCTGCTCGAGCGCATGGCCCGCGACGAGATCCGCACCGAGCACCTCGCGACCCACGTGGTCGACCTCGAGGACGGGCCCACGGCGTACGAGATGTTCAAGGAGAAGCAGGACGGGTGCGTACGGGCCGTGCTCCTGCCCTGA
- a CDS encoding sterol carrier family protein, with protein MPRRITDADGLAAVRAWQGGARDRPTTATAVRWTLQQLAAVAPGGSVEVRVPPFGVAQCVEGLQHRRGTPPNVVETDPATWLALVTGSRSWPDALAAGEISASGRRAHLDGLLPLRGV; from the coding sequence GTGCCGCGACGCATCACCGACGCCGACGGGCTCGCTGCCGTGCGGGCCTGGCAGGGCGGCGCCCGCGACCGTCCGACGACGGCGACCGCCGTGCGGTGGACGCTGCAGCAGCTCGCCGCCGTCGCCCCGGGCGGCAGCGTCGAGGTGCGCGTGCCGCCGTTCGGGGTGGCGCAGTGCGTCGAGGGTCTGCAGCACCGGCGCGGGACGCCCCCGAACGTCGTCGAGACGGACCCCGCGACGTGGCTCGCGCTCGTGACGGGGAGCCGGTCGTGGCCCGACGCCCTCGCCGCCGGTGAGATCTCGGCGAGCGGCCGACGGGCGCACCTCGACGGGCTGCTCCCGCTGCGCGGTGTGTGA
- a CDS encoding glycine zipper domain-containing protein: protein MSSSGSVGAGEGVVVGPVVGPLVGTLVGSLVGPVVGPVVGPVVGPLVGPDVGPVVGPLVGPLVGPDVGPVVGPLVGPDVGSLVGPDVGSLVGPDVGSLVGSLVGPSVGPSVGPPLGSLVGPSVGSPLGSLVGSLVGSLVGPSVGSPLGSLVGLSVGPSVGPSVGSLVGPSVGPSVGPSVGSLVGPSVGPSVGPSVGSLVGPSVGPSVGPSVGSLVGPSVGPSVGPSVGSLVGPSVGPSVGPSVGPSVGSPDGSLVGPSVGPSVGVVVGPGVGLGVGPSVGGSVGSGVGLDVGRPVGSLVGSLVGPSVGSPVGSLVGPSVGSVLGTLVGSLVGPSVGPSVGSLVGSLVGPSVGPSVGPSVGPSVGSLVGSLVGSPVGSPVGPSVGPSVGSLVGSPVGPSVGPSVGPSVGSLVGSLVGSLVGPSVGPPVGPSVGPSVGSLVGSLVGSLVGPSVGPSLGSLVGSLVGSPVGPSVGPTVGPLVGSLVGSLLGSPVGSGVVVGSAVGVGSGVGVGSGVGSGEAQLMAVGETADAVSGMSATWVVTPRTDFTDTVSVATDAAADVPSAAALTFAGAPRVSVAVDSPDSTVPCVNVRGTPAVSTVSVVPCRTVTVGGVYVTPADPGVPPATAVSVAGPTTFAVSAPLSSDRSCVCAVARDRTTRRPASRGSGRRATVEAVDTVDDDSTPGTPSDRVSVLDVDSSPSAGHAESGHRASSVSRTAPRARTSSRPERTVSDARSRGPFAPVSGGATSSWMPTPADARPSRFSASCSDLATDGWAPAWSTRARDRTTVVPVSGSPSTCPVRRAVVADASPPTPLGSVDACACAGTASSIDDTTAASAVTTTGTR from the coding sequence ATGTCGAGCTCGGGGTCGGTCGGCGCTGGGGAGGGCGTGGTGGTCGGGCCGGTCGTCGGGCCGCTCGTCGGGACGCTGGTCGGCTCGCTCGTCGGGCCGGTCGTCGGGCCGGTCGTCGGGCCGGTCGTCGGGCCGCTGGTCGGGCCGGACGTCGGGCCGGTCGTCGGGCCGCTGGTCGGGCCGCTGGTCGGGCCGGACGTCGGGCCGGTCGTCGGGCCGCTGGTCGGGCCGGACGTCGGCTCGCTCGTCGGCCCGGACGTCGGCTCGCTCGTCGGCCCGGACGTCGGCTCGCTCGTCGGCTCGCTCGTCGGCCCCTCCGTCGGACCATCGGTCGGGCCGCCGCTCGGCTCGCTGGTCGGGCCGTCGGTCGGATCGCCGCTCGGCTCGCTCGTCGGCTCGCTGGTCGGCTCGCTGGTCGGGCCGTCGGTCGGATCGCCGCTCGGCTCGCTCGTCGGACTGTCGGTCGGGCCGTCGGTCGGGCCGTCGGTCGGCTCGCTCGTCGGACCGTCGGTGGGACCGTCGGTCGGGCCGTCGGTCGGCTCGCTCGTCGGACCGTCGGTGGGACCGTCGGTCGGGCCGTCGGTCGGCTCGCTCGTCGGACCGTCGGTGGGACCGTCGGTCGGGCCGTCGGTCGGCTCGCTCGTCGGACCGTCGGTGGGACCGTCGGTCGGGCCGTCGGTCGGCTCGCTCGTCGGACCGTCGGTGGGACCGTCGGTCGGGCCGTCGGTGGGGCCGTCGGTCGGCTCACCCGACGGCTCGCTCGTCGGACCATCGGTGGGGCCGTCGGTCGGGGTGGTCGTGGGTCCCGGCGTCGGGTTGGGGGTCGGGCCGTCCGTCGGAGGATCGGTCGGCTCAGGGGTGGGGCTCGACGTCGGGAGACCCGTCGGCTCGCTTGTCGGCTCGCTTGTCGGGCCATCCGTCGGCTCGCCGGTCGGCTCACTGGTCGGGCCATCCGTCGGGTCGGTGCTCGGCACGCTGGTCGGCTCACTGGTCGGGCCGTCCGTCGGGCCGTCCGTCGGGTCGCTGGTCGGCTCGCTGGTCGGGCCGTCCGTCGGGCCGTCCGTGGGGCCTTCCGTGGGGCCGTCGGTCGGCTCGCTGGTCGGCTCGCTGGTCGGCTCACCGGTCGGCTCGCCGGTCGGGCCGTCGGTGGGGCCGTCCGTCGGGTCGCTGGTCGGCTCGCCGGTCGGGCCGTCCGTCGGGCCGTCCGTGGGGCCGTCGGTCGGCTCGCTGGTCGGCTCGCTGGTCGGCTCGCTGGTCGGGCCGTCCGTCGGGCCGCCCGTCGGGCCGTCGGTGGGGCCGTCGGTCGGCTCGCTGGTCGGGTCGCTAGTCGGGTCGCTAGTCGGGCCGTCCGTCGGGCCGTCGCTCGGCTCGCTGGTCGGCTCGCTGGTCGGGTCGCCCGTCGGTCCATCCGTCGGTCCAACGGTCGGCCCGCTGGTCGGGTCGCTGGTCGGCTCGCTGCTCGGCTCGCCGGTCGGCTCGGGCGTCGTGGTGGGCTCGGCGGTGGGCGTCGGGTCGGGCGTCGGGGTGGGGTCCGGCGTCGGCTCGGGCGAGGCGCAGCTGATGGCGGTCGGCGAGACCGCCGACGCGGTGAGCGGCATGAGCGCGACGTGGGTCGTGACGCCGAGGACGGACTTCACCGACACGGTGAGCGTGGCCACCGACGCGGCCGCCGACGTCCCGTCTGCGGCGGCGCTGACGTTCGCCGGCGCGCCGAGGGTCAGCGTGGCGGTCGACAGCCCGGACAGCACGGTCCCATGCGTGAACGTCCGGGGGACGCCCGCCGTCAGCACCGTGTCCGTCGTCCCCTGCCGCACCGTGACGGTCGGCGGGGTGTACGTCACCCCGGCCGACCCGGGCGTGCCGCCGGCGACGGCGGTGAGCGTGGCCGGTCCCACGACCTTCGCCGTGAGCGCACCGTTGAGCAGCGACAGGTCCTGCGTCTGCGCCGTCGCACGCGACCGCACGACGCGGCGACCGGCGTCGAGGGGGTCGGGCAGGAGGGCGACGGTCGAGGCGGTCGACACCGTCGACGACGACAGCACGCCCGGCACCCCGAGCGACAGGGTCTCGGTGCTCGACGTCGACAGCAGCCCGTCCGCCGGGCACGCCGAGTCCGGCCACCGGGCGTCGTCCGTCAGCCGGACCGCACCCAGGGCGAGGACGTCGTCGAGGCCCGAACGGACGGTGAGCGACGCCAGGTCCCGCGGCCCCTTCGCCCCGGTGTCAGGGGGCGCCACGTCCTCCTGGATGCCGACGCCGGCCGACGCGAGACCCAGCAGGTTCTCGGCGAGCTGCTCGGACCTCGCCACGGACGGGTGGGCACCGGCCTGGTCGACCCGGGCACGCGACCGCACGACGGTCGTTCCGGTGAGCGGGAGCCCGAGCACCTGTCCCGTCAGGCGGGCGGTCGTCGCGGACGCGTCGCCGCCGACGCCGCTCGGCAGCGTGGACGCCTGCGCGTGCGCGGGGACGGCGAGCAGCATCGACGACACGACCGCGGCGAGCGCGGTCACCACGACGGGCACGCGGTGA
- a CDS encoding DUF5996 family protein: MSQDGWPALRVADWTETRDTLHLWTQVVGKVRMAHAPLLNHWWQSTLYVSARGLTTSAVPHGSGTFDVELDLVEHRLVVRADTGATRTVALEPKPVAAFYAETMSALADLGLPTRIRAVPNEVDPAIPFAEDDTHASYDPAAAHAFWRQLVQASRVMGVFRSRFVGKVSPVHFFWGAMDLACTRFSGRDAPEHPGGAPNCGDWVMVEGYSRELSSCGFWPGGGEEGAFYAYAYPEPDGFAARPAGPPGAAYSEAAGQFLLPYEAVRRAEDPDGALLHFLQSTYEAAADLARWDRAALEDDPARWDHRR, translated from the coding sequence ATGTCACAGGACGGCTGGCCCGCACTGCGCGTGGCGGACTGGACCGAGACCCGCGACACGCTGCACCTGTGGACGCAGGTGGTCGGCAAGGTGCGGATGGCCCACGCCCCGCTGCTCAACCACTGGTGGCAGAGCACCCTGTACGTCAGTGCCCGCGGCCTCACCACCTCGGCCGTCCCCCACGGCAGCGGCACCTTCGACGTGGAGCTCGACCTCGTCGAGCACCGGCTGGTGGTACGCGCCGACACCGGCGCCACGCGCACGGTCGCCCTCGAGCCGAAGCCCGTCGCGGCCTTCTACGCCGAGACGATGTCCGCGCTGGCGGACCTCGGCCTGCCCACCCGGATCCGGGCGGTGCCCAACGAGGTGGACCCGGCGATCCCCTTCGCGGAGGACGACACGCACGCCTCGTACGACCCGGCCGCGGCGCACGCGTTCTGGCGTCAGCTCGTGCAGGCGTCCCGCGTGATGGGCGTGTTCCGTTCGCGCTTCGTCGGCAAGGTGAGCCCGGTGCACTTCTTCTGGGGCGCCATGGACCTCGCCTGCACGAGGTTCTCGGGCCGGGACGCACCGGAGCACCCGGGCGGTGCGCCCAACTGCGGCGACTGGGTGATGGTCGAGGGGTACTCCCGCGAGCTCAGCAGCTGCGGCTTCTGGCCGGGCGGCGGCGAGGAGGGCGCCTTCTACGCCTACGCCTACCCCGAGCCGGACGGCTTCGCCGCGCGGCCGGCCGGACCGCCGGGGGCCGCGTACTCCGAGGCGGCGGGCCAGTTCCTGCTGCCCTACGAGGCGGTGCGCCGCGCCGAGGACCCCGACGGCGCCCTCCTGCACTTCCTGCAGAGCACCTACGAGGCCGCCGCCGACCTCGCCCGCTGGGACCGCGCAGCCCTGGAGGACGACCCGGCACGGTGGGACCACCGCCGCTGA
- the purL gene encoding phosphoribosylformylglycinamidine synthase subunit PurL — protein MSPHGATSPEAVEVVATADRLDSVAHAAATPDVEQPWAELGLKPDEYQRIRDILGRRPTSAELAMYSVMWSEHCSYKSSKVHLRRFGDATQRALEKGSTRLLAGIGENAGVVDIGDGWAVTFKAESHNHPSYVEPYQGAATGVGGIVRDILAMGARPVAVMDSLRFGAPEHPDTARVVHGVVAGVGGYGNCLGLPNVGGEVYFDPCYQGNPLVNALSVGALRHEDLHLANATGAGNKVVLFGARTGGDGIGGVSVLASETFAEGGPSKRPAVQVGDPFREKLLIECCLELYAAGVVEGIQDLGGAGLSCATSELASAGDGGMRVALDLVPLRDPSLRPEEILMSESQERMMAVVRPDRLEAFLAITDRWEVEAAVLGEVTEGEHLEITWHGETVVDVPPRTVAHEGPVYERPYARPDWLDARQADRAEDLTRPGSAEELRAQLLAMVASPDLCSRAWVTDQYDRYVLGNTALATPDDAGVLRVDESTGRGIALSLDGNGRLAALDPYAGAQLALCEAYRNVAVTGATPVAVTDCLNSGSPEEPGAMWQFAEVVRGLADATAELGTPVTGGNVSFYNSTGDVAIHPTPVVGVLGVLDDVSRRTGSGWDRAGLALYLLGTTREELSGSAWAGVVHGHLGGLPPRVDLDAERLLAAVMLAASRDGLVDAAHDLSDGGLAQALVEGCLRHGVGARVWLQEVCERDGVDLTTALFAESVARAVVAVPRSEEIRFTDVCTARGLVHARIGVTDDAGGDDGVPALDVAGVGLVPLTELRAAHEGTLPALFG, from the coding sequence GTGAGCCCGCACGGCGCCACCAGCCCCGAGGCCGTCGAGGTCGTCGCCACGGCCGACCGGCTCGACTCCGTCGCCCACGCCGCCGCCACGCCCGACGTCGAGCAGCCGTGGGCCGAGCTCGGCCTCAAGCCCGACGAGTACCAGCGCATCCGCGACATCCTCGGCCGGCGGCCCACGTCGGCGGAGCTCGCCATGTACTCCGTCATGTGGTCCGAGCACTGCTCGTACAAGTCGAGCAAGGTGCACCTGCGCCGCTTCGGCGACGCCACCCAGCGCGCCCTGGAGAAGGGCAGCACGCGCCTGCTCGCGGGCATCGGCGAGAACGCGGGCGTCGTCGACATCGGCGACGGCTGGGCCGTCACGTTCAAGGCGGAGTCGCACAACCACCCGAGCTACGTCGAGCCGTACCAGGGCGCCGCGACCGGCGTCGGCGGCATCGTCCGCGACATCCTCGCCATGGGTGCCCGCCCCGTCGCCGTCATGGACTCCCTGCGCTTCGGGGCGCCGGAGCACCCCGACACCGCTCGCGTCGTGCACGGGGTCGTGGCCGGGGTCGGCGGGTACGGCAACTGCCTCGGGCTGCCCAACGTCGGCGGCGAGGTGTACTTCGACCCCTGCTACCAGGGCAACCCGCTGGTCAACGCCCTGTCGGTCGGCGCGCTGCGGCACGAGGACCTGCACCTGGCCAACGCCACCGGCGCGGGCAACAAGGTCGTGCTCTTCGGGGCCCGCACCGGCGGCGACGGCATCGGCGGGGTGAGCGTGCTCGCGAGCGAGACCTTCGCCGAGGGCGGACCGAGCAAGCGCCCGGCCGTGCAGGTCGGCGACCCGTTCCGGGAGAAGCTCCTCATCGAGTGCTGCCTCGAGCTGTACGCGGCCGGGGTCGTCGAGGGCATCCAGGACCTCGGCGGGGCGGGTCTGTCGTGCGCGACGAGCGAGCTGGCCTCGGCCGGTGACGGCGGCATGCGCGTCGCGCTCGACCTCGTCCCGCTGCGCGACCCGTCGCTGCGCCCGGAGGAGATCCTCATGAGCGAGTCGCAGGAGCGGATGATGGCCGTCGTCCGTCCGGACCGGCTCGAGGCCTTCCTCGCGATCACCGACCGCTGGGAGGTGGAGGCGGCCGTCCTCGGCGAGGTCACCGAGGGCGAGCACCTGGAGATCACGTGGCACGGCGAGACGGTCGTCGACGTGCCGCCGCGGACCGTCGCGCACGAGGGGCCCGTCTACGAGCGGCCCTACGCCCGTCCGGACTGGCTCGACGCCCGGCAGGCCGACCGGGCCGAGGACCTCACGCGCCCGGGCAGCGCCGAGGAGCTGCGCGCGCAGCTGCTGGCGATGGTCGCCTCGCCCGACCTCTGCTCGCGGGCGTGGGTCACCGACCAGTACGACAGGTACGTGCTCGGCAACACCGCGCTCGCCACGCCCGACGACGCCGGCGTCCTGCGGGTCGACGAGTCGACGGGCCGGGGCATCGCGCTGTCGCTCGACGGCAACGGCCGGCTCGCCGCACTCGACCCCTACGCCGGCGCGCAGCTCGCGCTGTGCGAGGCCTACCGCAACGTCGCCGTCACCGGCGCCACGCCCGTCGCGGTGACGGACTGCCTCAACTCCGGCTCGCCGGAGGAGCCCGGCGCCATGTGGCAGTTCGCGGAGGTCGTCCGCGGCCTCGCCGACGCGACCGCGGAGCTCGGCACGCCCGTCACCGGTGGGAACGTCAGCTTCTACAACTCCACCGGCGACGTCGCCATCCACCCGACCCCCGTCGTGGGCGTCCTCGGCGTCCTCGACGACGTGTCGCGGCGCACCGGCTCCGGCTGGGACCGCGCCGGGCTCGCGCTGTACCTGCTCGGCACGACCCGCGAGGAGCTGTCCGGCTCGGCGTGGGCGGGCGTCGTCCACGGCCACCTCGGCGGGCTGCCGCCGCGGGTCGACCTGGACGCCGAGCGGCTGCTCGCCGCGGTCATGCTCGCCGCGTCGCGCGACGGTCTCGTCGACGCCGCGCACGACCTGTCCGACGGCGGGCTCGCGCAGGCGCTCGTCGAGGGGTGCCTGCGGCACGGTGTCGGTGCCCGGGTGTGGCTGCAGGAGGTGTGCGAGCGCGACGGGGTCGACCTCACGACCGCCCTCTTCGCGGAGTCGGTCGCCCGGGCGGTCGTCGCCGTGCCGCGCAGCGAGGAGATCCGCTTCACCGACGTCTGCACCGCCCGCGGCCTCGTGCACGCGCGCATCGGTGTGACAGACGACGCCGGCGGTGACGACGGGGTCCCGGCGCTCGACGTCGCGGGCGTCGGGCTCGTGCCCCTGACGGAGCTCCGGGCCGCGCACGAGGGCACGCTGCCCGCGCTCTTCGGCTGA